From a single Anaerolineaceae bacterium oral taxon 439 genomic region:
- a CDS encoding CDP-glucose 4,6-dehydratase: MIGLDFYKGKNVLITGHTGFKGTWMCQVLLYLDANITGYSLEPPTKPSLFELLKMGEKINSVIGDIRNLEKLESVFGNIQPEIVIHLAAQPIVRDSYKLPHYTYETNVMGTVNILECVRKFDCVKSFLNITTDKVYHNKEWVWGYRENEPLDGFDPYSNSKSCSELVTHCYKNSFFSDKAVAISTARAGNVIGGGDFANDRIIPDCIRAVQENKEIIVRNPYSTRPYQHVLEPVLAYLMIAQKQYENPSYQGWYNVGPDDCDCVTTGKLVDTFCKTWGDGVSWKNVAENNAPHEANFLKLDCTKIKSVFGWNPRWGIQEAIQKTCEWNKVWFSKGSIPNIMDQQIREFLGKDIDL, from the coding sequence ATGATTGGGCTGGATTTTTATAAAGGCAAAAACGTCCTAATTACTGGACATACTGGATTTAAAGGAACTTGGATGTGCCAGGTTTTATTGTACTTGGACGCAAATATCACAGGATATAGTTTAGAGCCACCGACGAAACCATCTTTATTTGAATTATTAAAAATGGGAGAAAAAATCAACAGCGTCATTGGGGATATCCGTAATTTAGAAAAACTGGAATCTGTATTCGGCAATATCCAACCTGAAATCGTTATTCATCTCGCAGCGCAACCAATCGTAAGAGATAGTTACAAACTTCCCCATTACACATACGAAACAAATGTAATGGGGACAGTTAATATTTTGGAATGCGTAAGAAAATTTGATTGCGTAAAAAGCTTTTTAAATATCACGACAGATAAAGTTTATCACAATAAAGAATGGGTTTGGGGCTACCGAGAGAATGAGCCACTTGATGGATTCGATCCATACTCTAACAGCAAAAGCTGTTCTGAATTGGTAACGCACTGCTATAAAAACAGCTTCTTTTCGGATAAGGCTGTAGCAATTTCTACTGCAAGAGCCGGAAACGTCATTGGCGGCGGCGATTTCGCAAACGATAGAATCATTCCGGATTGTATTCGAGCCGTTCAAGAAAACAAGGAGATTATCGTCAGAAATCCTTATTCCACGAGACCATACCAACATGTTTTAGAACCGGTGCTCGCTTATTTGATGATCGCGCAAAAACAATACGAAAATCCGTCTTACCAAGGTTGGTATAATGTTGGCCCGGACGATTGTGATTGTGTTACAACAGGGAAACTGGTTGATACATTCTGTAAAACGTGGGGAGACGGTGTCAGTTGGAAAAATGTAGCTGAGAATAACGCTCCACACGAAGCAAATTTCTTAAAATTAGACTGCACGAAAATAAAATCTGTTTTTGGATGGAACCCCAGATGGGGGATTCAGGAAGCGATTCAGAAAACATGTGAATGGAACAAAGTATGGTTCTCCAAAGGAAGCATACCGAATATCATGGATCAACAGATAAGAGAATTTTTAGGGAAAGATATTGACTTATGA
- a CDS encoding epimerase — MKKVIVTGANGFVGSATVKVLLEEGMEVYAIDLRGHQNNLPEQKNLHFIPCDLDNIESLQTLIPSNAMLDTFYHFAWAGSAGSERANTKLQLQNAQWTIDALRTAKKLGCSRFICAGSIMEHETIAATYKQGNKPGLAYIYGGGKVIAHIMASSVAAEEKIDLIWAKITNAYGVGELSPRLVNTTIRKVIHGQPPQFTSGTQNYDFVYIDDVALAFYLIGKNGKPFHSYLIGSSNAKPLKEFLLEMKKSIAPDLDFIFGDIPFTGIDLPLSEFDCTETEKDTGFKAKVCFAEGTRRTMDWLKSQERK, encoded by the coding sequence ATGAAAAAAGTAATTGTGACCGGAGCAAACGGCTTTGTCGGCAGTGCAACCGTCAAAGTATTACTGGAAGAAGGAATGGAAGTTTATGCTATCGACCTACGTGGGCATCAAAATAATCTTCCCGAACAAAAAAATTTGCATTTTATTCCATGCGATCTAGATAATATTGAATCGCTACAAACATTAATTCCATCAAATGCAATGTTAGATACGTTCTACCACTTTGCATGGGCAGGAAGCGCTGGATCTGAACGAGCCAACACAAAACTTCAACTCCAAAACGCGCAATGGACAATTGATGCGTTAAGAACTGCCAAGAAACTCGGGTGCAGCAGGTTCATTTGTGCAGGAAGCATCATGGAACATGAAACCATCGCAGCCACTTACAAACAGGGAAATAAACCAGGATTAGCATATATCTATGGAGGTGGAAAAGTCATTGCACATATTATGGCCTCGTCGGTTGCTGCGGAAGAAAAAATAGATCTAATTTGGGCCAAAATCACAAATGCTTATGGAGTAGGCGAATTGAGTCCCCGATTAGTCAATACAACCATACGAAAAGTAATTCATGGGCAGCCGCCCCAATTTACTTCCGGAACGCAGAATTACGATTTTGTATACATCGATGATGTTGCTCTTGCGTTCTATCTAATCGGAAAAAATGGGAAACCGTTCCATTCTTATCTTATAGGAAGCTCCAATGCCAAGCCATTAAAAGAATTTTTATTGGAAATGAAAAAATCGATTGCACCTGATTTGGACTTTATCTTTGGAGATATTCCCTTCACGGGGATTGATTTGCCGCTAAGTGAATTTGATTGTACAGAAACGGAAAAAGACACGGGATTCAAAGCAAAAGTCTGTTTTGCCGAGGGGACAAGACGAACGATGGATTGGCTAAAATCGCAAGAGAGAAAATAA
- a CDS encoding dTDP-4-dehydrorhamnose 3,5-epimerase, translating to MIQKFEFHNTEIEGLVLVVPFNADDNRGLFTKDYSKEIFEQNGIKHELAEVFYTTSYKGVIRAIHFQREKQQPKLVRCIYGSIYDVVVDLRKDSPTFMKWLGFELTRENRMELIVPAGCGHGYLVLEESIVSYKCAEKFYGEYDDGILWNDKEIAINWPLNRIGGIKNIILSDKDKELNSFARFMELYGGF from the coding sequence ATGATTCAAAAATTTGAGTTCCACAACACTGAAATCGAAGGCTTAGTTCTCGTAGTTCCATTTAACGCAGACGACAATCGTGGATTGTTTACTAAAGACTATTCGAAAGAAATTTTTGAACAAAACGGGATAAAGCATGAACTCGCAGAAGTTTTTTACACGACCTCTTATAAAGGCGTCATTCGTGCAATTCATTTTCAAAGAGAGAAACAACAGCCAAAGTTAGTTCGTTGTATTTACGGGAGCATATATGATGTTGTCGTTGATCTGCGAAAAGATAGTCCAACATTCATGAAATGGCTGGGCTTTGAACTTACACGTGAGAATCGGATGGAGTTAATAGTCCCTGCCGGCTGCGGACATGGGTATTTGGTATTGGAAGAATCTATCGTTTCATACAAGTGCGCTGAAAAATTCTATGGAGAATATGACGATGGAATCTTGTGGAACGATAAAGAGATTGCGATCAACTGGCCATTAAATCGGATTGGTGGAATTAAAAACATTATCTTATCAGACAAGGATAAGGAGCTAAATTCTTTCGCACGGTTTATGGAACTATACGGTGGATTTTAG
- a CDS encoding UDP-galactopyranose mutase, translating to MDCLVIGCGLSGAVVARFLAEECNKKVVIWDRRSHIAGNMYDCNDEHGILIHKYGPHTFHTKERYLYDYVRRFAKWKEFKLTCMAKIDGKCTPTPFNFTTIDAYYSENDANRLKKRIKEVFGDQETATVVELLESKDTYIQEFAEFLFQKDYSLYTAKQWGIPAKEVDPSILKRVPVRFSYKNGYFDDAYQVMPEKSYVSFFEGLLNHNNINVELGIESLHHLQISNDNQLLLNGAINNKPVIYTGALDELLSMQYGSLPYRTLQFDWKFENIESFQDAPVVAYPQAPDYTRITEYKKLPVQNVQGTTYAVEYSLKYEHRRSMEPYYPVLTEQSIRQYEQYRERAKKIKNLFFCGRLADFKYYNMDQALKRALELCNELKSYIN from the coding sequence ATGGATTGTTTAGTCATTGGATGCGGTTTATCAGGCGCAGTAGTCGCGCGTTTCTTAGCTGAGGAATGCAATAAAAAAGTTGTAATATGGGATAGAAGATCCCATATTGCTGGGAACATGTACGATTGCAATGATGAACATGGCATCTTGATTCATAAATATGGTCCTCATACGTTTCATACAAAAGAGAGATATCTTTATGATTATGTTCGCAGATTTGCGAAATGGAAAGAATTTAAACTGACCTGCATGGCGAAGATCGATGGGAAATGTACTCCTACGCCTTTCAATTTTACAACGATAGACGCTTATTATTCTGAAAATGATGCAAACAGGTTGAAGAAACGCATCAAAGAAGTCTTCGGAGATCAAGAAACTGCAACGGTTGTCGAATTGCTTGAAAGTAAAGACACCTATATCCAGGAATTCGCGGAATTTTTATTTCAAAAGGACTACAGCCTTTATACGGCAAAACAGTGGGGTATACCAGCGAAAGAAGTAGATCCAAGCATATTGAAACGTGTACCTGTGAGGTTTTCTTATAAGAACGGATACTTTGATGACGCATACCAAGTTATGCCGGAAAAATCCTACGTCAGTTTTTTTGAAGGGTTGCTGAATCACAACAATATCAATGTTGAATTAGGGATTGAATCATTACATCACTTACAAATATCTAATGACAATCAGTTATTATTAAATGGGGCAATTAACAACAAGCCAGTTATCTACACAGGAGCATTAGACGAACTTCTCTCCATGCAATATGGAAGTCTTCCATACAGAACGCTACAATTCGATTGGAAATTTGAGAACATAGAGAGCTTTCAAGATGCGCCTGTTGTTGCGTATCCTCAAGCCCCAGACTATACAAGAATTACAGAATATAAAAAACTACCTGTTCAAAACGTACAGGGAACAACTTACGCGGTTGAATATTCATTAAAATATGAACATCGCCGATCTATGGAGCCCTATTATCCTGTTCTGACGGAGCAAAGTATAAGGCAATATGAACAATACAGAGAGAGAGCAAAGAAAATCAAGAATTTATTTTTTTGCGGAAGACTAGCAGATTTTAAATACTACAATATGGATCAAGCACTGAAAAGAGCATTAGAGCTCTGTAATGAGCTGAAATCATACATAAATTAA
- a CDS encoding DNA polymerase III subunit alpha, with translation MDRVKEMNMPAVAITDHGTMFGVVEFYKAAKAKGVKPIIGVEAYLARKKLTDKTANDKGSSHLLLLAENQQGYQNLLQLSSIAQLDGFYYHPRIDHETLEKYADGLICTSGCMAAEIPRAIERGDLADARAKIEWYLERFGRDRFFLELQEHDIPEIKKLNKALLQLGKEYNLRFIATNDAHYIDPDDWKYQDVMLAIQTGANLTDENRFRMSDRSYYLRSPEEMERIFGSVPESLKNTLEIAERCNVCLDTDTHHLPIFPVPVGQTDQSELRRLCEEGLVDRYGDRARTDPAIRERIEKELRIIHQMGFDSYFLIVHDLIRFAREQNIWYNVRGSGAGSIVAYTLKITPIDPLDFKLIFERFLNPERISMPDIDLDIQDDKRFLMLQYCSDKYGADHVSQIITFNTLGAKGAIRDVGRVLGIPLQEVDQLCKLIPAGIKMPGSGDAITLRNCMNEIVEFREAANANPRYQELIKIASEMEGITRNVGTHAAGVIITDKPIIEYAPLHRPTSGSDDNPIKSVAQFEMNVVDQMGLLKVDFLGLATLTIMQRCCAMIKKRHGRELTLTNIPSDDPETYQYICEGHTAGIFQLESPGMTRNIIEMKPHKLSHIIAMVALYRPGPMDFIPTYIACMHGQQQPTYLHEKMIPIFEETFGIPVYQEQIMFAAQELGGYTAAESDMLRKVISKKKKAEVEKHREKFVNGCVANGIERHTAEEIFRNWEQFANYGFNKSHAADYGLLSIQTAFLKKHYTIEYMSATLDANHGDSAKVAFYINECRNLGIDVLPPQLNASDWEFTVEDTPQNKSQIRFGFGAVKNAGKAAIELIVSERSENGPFQDLDNFAERVDLKLVGRRTLESLIKVGALDDFGERGKLLVGLDRIIAASGANKKGKETGQFDMFELMSIGSVHIELEETAPVDENEKLFWERDLLGLFVSDHPLHAYQKTLRKRGAVPIHQFDKIQNQGQVTVGGIVQSIRILLTKKDMKPMGNIRLEDANGDVIDVTFFPAVWDRVMDIVKTDALLILHGRLDKTRLTPQITANSAEKLDRTDDETVLESFADNFSESDYADELTDNSATGDVNETAPAARKSAAPDPDFPSSAARGNYEEENPFSLEEFIPEDLPIPSSAPAFETYVEPSAPLIPEKQPYSVTDRVSDIAAEPAHTTEEKTAAPPEPAEEEQPQPAPVKADPDDFHKITLNEIERNRSASFADTNEEDDDLAIFDGPVKRKLLTLTIENQPGQKFEQQQHRLIRLHSMISAYPGKDAFAFVIREGGKSFLIEYPKLSIKINDDLIQKLRKELGENNVVVES, from the coding sequence ATGGACCGCGTCAAAGAAATGAACATGCCCGCCGTCGCCATCACCGACCACGGCACCATGTTCGGCGTCGTCGAGTTCTACAAAGCCGCAAAAGCCAAAGGCGTAAAACCCATCATCGGCGTCGAAGCCTACCTTGCCAGAAAGAAACTCACCGACAAAACCGCCAACGACAAAGGATCGAGCCATCTCCTCCTCCTCGCCGAAAATCAGCAAGGCTATCAGAACCTGCTCCAGCTTTCGTCCATCGCGCAGCTCGACGGCTTCTACTATCACCCGCGGATCGATCATGAAACGCTCGAAAAATACGCCGACGGCCTGATCTGTACCTCCGGCTGCATGGCGGCGGAAATACCGCGCGCGATCGAACGCGGCGATCTCGCCGACGCCCGCGCCAAAATCGAATGGTATCTTGAACGCTTCGGCCGCGACCGCTTCTTCCTCGAGCTCCAGGAGCACGACATCCCCGAAATCAAGAAACTCAACAAAGCCCTCCTCCAGCTCGGGAAAGAATACAACCTGCGCTTCATCGCCACTAACGACGCCCATTACATCGACCCGGACGACTGGAAATACCAGGACGTCATGCTCGCGATTCAAACCGGCGCCAACCTGACCGACGAGAACCGGTTCCGCATGTCCGATCGCTCATATTACCTGCGTTCGCCGGAAGAGATGGAAAGAATATTCGGCTCCGTCCCCGAATCGCTGAAAAATACGCTGGAAATCGCCGAACGCTGCAACGTCTGCCTCGATACCGATACCCATCACCTGCCGATCTTCCCCGTCCCCGTCGGTCAGACCGACCAATCCGAACTGCGCCGCCTCTGCGAAGAGGGACTCGTCGACCGATACGGCGATCGCGCACGGACCGACCCGGCGATCCGCGAACGAATCGAAAAAGAACTCCGGATTATTCATCAAATGGGTTTCGATTCATACTTCCTGATCGTTCACGACCTGATCCGGTTCGCACGGGAACAGAATATCTGGTATAACGTTCGCGGCTCCGGCGCAGGCTCGATCGTCGCTTACACGCTTAAAATCACTCCGATCGACCCGCTCGATTTCAAACTCATCTTCGAACGCTTCCTCAACCCGGAACGCATCTCCATGCCCGATATCGACCTCGATATCCAGGACGATAAACGTTTCCTCATGCTGCAATACTGCTCCGACAAGTACGGCGCAGATCACGTTTCGCAAATTATCACCTTCAATACCCTCGGCGCGAAAGGCGCGATCCGCGACGTCGGCCGAGTTTTAGGAATCCCGCTTCAGGAAGTCGACCAGCTCTGCAAGCTCATCCCAGCCGGAATCAAAATGCCCGGGAGCGGCGACGCGATTACGCTGCGGAACTGTATGAACGAAATCGTCGAGTTCCGCGAGGCCGCGAACGCCAACCCCCGCTATCAGGAACTCATCAAAATCGCGTCCGAAATGGAAGGGATCACCCGGAACGTCGGGACCCACGCCGCCGGCGTGATTATCACGGATAAACCGATCATCGAATATGCACCGCTTCATCGCCCCACCTCGGGGTCCGACGACAACCCCATCAAATCCGTCGCGCAGTTCGAAATGAACGTCGTTGACCAGATGGGCCTCCTCAAAGTCGATTTCTTAGGATTAGCGACCCTGACGATCATGCAGCGCTGCTGCGCCATGATCAAAAAACGCCACGGCCGCGAGCTGACGTTGACCAATATTCCCTCGGACGACCCCGAAACCTACCAGTATATCTGCGAAGGGCATACCGCCGGAATCTTCCAGCTGGAAAGCCCGGGAATGACACGGAATATTATCGAAATGAAGCCCCATAAACTCAGCCATATTATCGCCATGGTCGCGCTTTACCGCCCCGGACCGATGGACTTCATTCCCACCTACATCGCCTGCATGCACGGACAGCAGCAGCCGACCTATCTGCATGAAAAAATGATTCCGATTTTCGAGGAAACCTTCGGGATCCCCGTTTACCAGGAACAGATCATGTTCGCCGCGCAGGAACTCGGGGGCTATACCGCGGCCGAATCCGACATGCTCCGGAAAGTCATCTCCAAAAAGAAAAAAGCCGAAGTCGAGAAACATCGCGAAAAATTCGTCAACGGCTGCGTCGCGAACGGAATCGAACGGCATACCGCCGAAGAAATCTTTAGAAACTGGGAACAGTTCGCGAACTACGGCTTTAATAAGAGCCATGCCGCCGACTACGGCCTCCTCTCAATCCAGACCGCCTTCCTCAAGAAACACTATACGATCGAATACATGAGCGCGACGCTCGACGCCAACCATGGCGATTCGGCGAAAGTCGCGTTTTATATCAACGAATGCCGTAATTTGGGGATCGACGTCCTCCCGCCGCAGCTCAACGCATCCGACTGGGAATTCACCGTCGAAGACACGCCGCAAAACAAAAGTCAGATCCGCTTCGGCTTCGGCGCGGTCAAGAACGCCGGGAAAGCGGCGATTGAACTGATCGTCAGCGAGCGCAGCGAAAACGGGCCTTTTCAGGACCTCGACAACTTCGCGGAACGCGTCGACCTGAAACTCGTCGGACGGCGGACGCTGGAAAGCCTGATCAAAGTCGGCGCGCTCGACGACTTCGGCGAACGGGGGAAACTCCTCGTCGGATTGGACCGGATTATCGCCGCCAGCGGCGCGAATAAAAAGGGAAAAGAAACCGGCCAGTTTGACATGTTCGAACTGATGTCGATCGGATCGGTCCATATCGAACTCGAGGAAACCGCCCCGGTCGACGAAAACGAAAAACTCTTCTGGGAACGCGATCTCCTCGGCCTTTTCGTCTCGGATCATCCGCTCCACGCCTACCAAAAAACGCTCAGGAAACGCGGCGCTGTCCCGATCCATCAATTCGATAAAATCCAGAACCAGGGGCAGGTCACCGTTGGAGGAATCGTTCAATCGATCCGGATCCTGCTGACGAAAAAAGACATGAAGCCAATGGGGAATATCCGCCTCGAAGACGCCAACGGAGACGTGATCGACGTTACCTTCTTCCCCGCCGTCTGGGACCGCGTCATGGACATCGTTAAAACCGACGCGCTCCTGATCCTGCATGGGCGTCTCGATAAAACACGGCTCACGCCCCAGATTACCGCCAACAGCGCGGAAAAACTCGATCGGACCGACGACGAAACGGTTCTCGAATCCTTCGCCGATAATTTCAGCGAAAGCGATTACGCCGACGAGCTGACCGACAACAGCGCAACCGGAGACGTAAACGAAACCGCCCCCGCCGCCAGGAAAAGCGCAGCTCCCGATCCGGATTTTCCCTCATCAGCGGCGCGGGGAAATTACGAAGAAGAAAACCCGTTCAGCCTCGAAGAGTTCATCCCGGAAGACCTTCCCATCCCCAGTTCAGCGCCCGCGTTCGAAACTTACGTCGAGCCCTCCGCCCCGCTGATCCCGGAGAAACAGCCCTATTCCGTAACCGACCGCGTTTCCGATATCGCCGCCGAGCCCGCCCATACAACGGAAGAAAAAACAGCCGCGCCGCCGGAACCGGCCGAGGAGGAACAGCCGCAACCAGCCCCCGTCAAAGCCGATCCCGATGACTTTCATAAAATCACGCTCAACGAAATCGAACGGAACCGCTCCGCGTCGTTCGCAGACACCAACGAAGAAGACGACGACCTCGCGATCTTCGACGGCCCGGTCAAGCGAAAGCTCCTGACGCTGACGATCGAAAATCAGCCGGGGCAGAAATTTGAACAGCAGCAGCACCGCCTGATCCGACTACACAGCATGATCAGCGCGTATCCAGGGAAAGACGCGTTCGCGTTCGTTATTCGCGAAGGGGGGAAATCCTTCCTGATCGAATACCCGAAACTATCCATTAAGATCAACGATGACCTTATCCAAAAACTTCGAAAGGAATTAGGCGAAAACAACGTCGTCGTTGAATCGTAA
- a CDS encoding 6-phosphofructokinase — MRTIAVLTSGGDAPGMNAAIRAVVRAGIAKGLKVYGVQDGYKGLINGDFMPLGRRDVSGILSRGGTFLRTDRSKEMKTTHGQREALRQLNNQGIDGLIAIGGDGTLTGALTLAREGFPVVGIPGTIDNDVFGTDTCIGVDTALNTIMEAIDKIRDTAASHSRAFLVQTMGRDCGYLAVQSAMISGAEVALIPETPISVEEVAQIIESSYKRGKKHCIVVIAEGYPIPMGELASQLDNMDLGFKCRETNLSYVQRGGSPTAFDRILASRMGYKAIEFITTGKFGVMTAISERAIVPFPIEDLVGKHRSVSPEYIDISNILSR; from the coding sequence ATCCGAACTATCGCAGTCTTAACCTCCGGCGGAGACGCGCCGGGAATGAACGCGGCGATCCGCGCTGTCGTTCGCGCCGGAATCGCCAAAGGCCTCAAAGTCTACGGCGTTCAGGACGGCTATAAAGGACTCATCAACGGCGACTTCATGCCGCTCGGACGCCGCGACGTATCCGGGATTCTAAGCCGGGGCGGGACGTTCCTGCGAACGGACCGCTCGAAAGAAATGAAAACGACCCATGGCCAGCGCGAGGCCCTCCGTCAACTCAACAACCAGGGGATCGACGGCCTGATCGCGATCGGCGGCGACGGGACGCTGACCGGCGCGCTGACGTTAGCGCGAGAAGGGTTCCCGGTCGTCGGAATCCCCGGAACGATCGATAACGACGTCTTTGGGACCGATACCTGTATCGGAGTCGACACGGCGCTCAACACGATCATGGAAGCGATCGATAAAATCCGCGACACCGCCGCCTCTCACAGTCGGGCGTTCCTCGTCCAGACCATGGGCCGCGACTGCGGTTATCTTGCGGTCCAATCCGCGATGATCTCCGGAGCGGAAGTCGCGCTGATCCCGGAAACGCCGATATCCGTCGAAGAAGTCGCTCAAATTATCGAAAGCTCCTATAAACGCGGCAAGAAACACTGCATCGTCGTCATCGCGGAAGGTTACCCCATCCCGATGGGCGAACTCGCGTCGCAGCTGGACAACATGGACCTTGGGTTCAAGTGCCGTGAGACCAACCTCTCCTACGTGCAGCGCGGCGGATCCCCGACCGCTTTCGACCGGATCCTCGCTTCGAGAATGGGCTATAAAGCGATCGAATTTATTACCACTGGGAAATTCGGCGTCATGACCGCGATCTCCGAACGCGCGATCGTTCCCTTCCCGATCGAAGATCTCGTCGGAAAACATCGCAGCGTCTCTCCGGAATATATCGATATCTCGAATATCCTCTCGCGCTGA
- a CDS encoding excinuclease ABC subunit B has protein sequence MHQLFDLHAPYQPMGDQPQAIRELVDGVRAGNRHQVLLGATGTGKTFTMANIIQELQIPAVVMAHNKTLAAQLYAEFKEFFPNNAVEYFVSYYDYYQPEAYVPRRDLYIEKEVDTNDEIDRLRLAATAALSSRSDVIIIASVSCIYGLGDPEAYGKAVITLKTGAIHRRNALLRNLIENRYERNDTDFHAGTFRVRGDTLDIYPAYEDSLVYRISYFDDEIEKITAINPLTGEVLRVEDEIQVFPAKHYITEESRMKQALADIEAELAERIRYFKDRGMFLEAQRIEQRTNFDLEMIRATGYCAGIENYSRHMDQRAPGSHPWTLMDYLPSNYLLFIDESHMTVPQIRGMYNGDRARKQILSDYGFRLPSAMDNRPLTFEEFEGVMGTTIYTSATPGPYELARTELTAEQIIRPTGLLDPVVEVRPIEGQIDDLIYEIRIRTEKNQRVLVTTLTKRMAEDLTDYLKDNEIKVQYLHSEVDTLERISILRDMRLGTYDVIVGINLLREGLDLPEVSLVAILDADKEGFLRSGVSLIQTIGRAARNVEGKVLMYADKVTDSMRYALDETARRRKKQQAYNEAHQIQPMTIMKGVYDLSERLTTSAQIAEDRAEYRAAKKSLPTNELKHTLAQLEREMKEAAKNLEFERAAELRDSVYELRGMLADVTNASPWQRARLMAGEVPFK, from the coding sequence ATGCATCAACTTTTTGACCTTCACGCGCCGTATCAGCCGATGGGGGACCAGCCGCAGGCGATCCGCGAGCTGGTCGACGGCGTCCGCGCCGGCAACCGTCATCAGGTCCTCTTAGGGGCGACTGGGACGGGGAAAACGTTTACGATGGCGAATATTATTCAGGAGCTGCAAATCCCCGCCGTCGTCATGGCGCATAATAAAACACTGGCGGCGCAGCTGTACGCCGAATTTAAAGAGTTTTTTCCGAATAACGCGGTCGAATATTTCGTTTCTTATTATGACTATTATCAGCCGGAGGCTTACGTTCCGCGCCGTGATTTATATATTGAAAAAGAGGTTGATACGAACGATGAGATCGACCGGCTGCGGCTGGCGGCGACTGCCGCGCTGTCGTCGCGGTCGGATGTGATTATTATTGCGTCGGTCAGCTGTATCTATGGTCTGGGCGATCCGGAAGCGTACGGGAAAGCGGTGATTACGCTGAAGACCGGTGCGATTCATCGCCGCAACGCGCTTTTACGCAACCTGATCGAGAATCGTTACGAGCGGAACGACACGGACTTTCACGCCGGAACGTTCCGCGTCCGCGGCGATACGCTCGATATTTATCCGGCTTACGAAGATTCGCTCGTGTACCGGATTTCTTATTTCGACGACGAGATCGAAAAAATTACCGCGATTAATCCGCTTACCGGGGAGGTTCTTCGCGTAGAAGACGAAATTCAGGTTTTTCCCGCGAAACACTATATCACGGAAGAATCGCGCATGAAGCAGGCGCTCGCGGATATTGAAGCGGAGCTCGCGGAGCGGATCCGGTATTTTAAGGATCGCGGGATGTTCCTCGAAGCGCAGCGGATCGAGCAGCGGACGAATTTTGATCTGGAGATGATTCGAGCGACGGGGTACTGCGCGGGGATTGAGAACTACTCGCGGCATATGGACCAACGTGCGCCGGGGTCGCATCCCTGGACGCTGATGGACTACCTGCCGTCGAATTATCTGCTGTTTATTGACGAATCGCATATGACCGTGCCGCAGATTCGTGGGATGTACAACGGGGACCGGGCGCGAAAGCAGATTCTCAGCGATTACGGGTTCCGGCTCCCGAGCGCGATGGATAACCGCCCGCTGACGTTCGAGGAATTCGAGGGCGTCATGGGGACGACGATTTACACGAGCGCGACGCCGGGGCCATATGAGCTGGCTCGAACGGAGCTGACCGCGGAGCAGATTATCCGCCCGACCGGGCTCCTCGATCCGGTCGTCGAGGTCCGTCCGATCGAAGGTCAGATCGACGACCTGATCTATGAGATTCGGATCCGGACGGAAAAGAATCAGCGCGTTTTGGTCACGACGCTGACAAAACGGATGGCAGAGGATCTGACCGATTACCTGAAGGATAACGAGATCAAGGTCCAATACCTGCATTCGGAGGTCGATACGCTGGAGCGGATTTCGATCCTGCGCGACATGCGGTTGGGGACGTACGACGTTATCGTCGGGATTAACCTGCTTCGCGAAGGGCTCGACTTGCCGGAGGTGTCGCTGGTCGCGATATTAGACGCGGATAAGGAAGGGTTCCTCCGCTCGGGCGTCTCGCTGATTCAGACGATCGGGCGGGCGGCGCGGAACGTCGAGGGGAAGGTTCTGATGTACGCGGATAAGGTGACCGATTCGATGCGCTATGCGCTGGACGAGACGGCGCGGCGAAGGAAAAAGCAGCAGGCTTATAACGAGGCGCATCAGATCCAGCCGATGACGATCATGAAGGGCGTTTACGATCTCTCCGAACGGCTGACAACCTCGGCGCAGATTGCCGAGGACCGGGCGGAGTATCGGGCGGCGAAGAAATCGCTTCCGACGAACGAGCTGAAGCATACGCTGGCGCAGTTAGAGCGGGAGATGAAAGAGGCGGCGAAGAACTTGGAGTTTGAGCGCGCCGCCGAGCTTCGGGACAGCGTGTACGAGCTGCGCGGAATGCTGGCGGACGTGACGAACGCGTCCCCATGGCAACGCGCCAGGCTCATGGCTGGCGAGGTCCCGTTTAAATAA
- a CDS encoding 50S ribosomal protein L28, with amino-acid sequence MAKCEICGKTTTFGHNRSFSQRATNRPFYPNLQRVTLFVDGVKVRKTLCTKCIRTMSKIEK; translated from the coding sequence ATGGCGAAATGTGAAATTTGCGGAAAAACGACAACGTTCGGGCATAACCGAAGTTTCTCGCAGCGAGCGACCAACCGTCCGTTTTATCCCAATTTGCAGCGAGTGACCTTATTCGTCGATGGCGTGAAAGTCCGGAAGACGTTATGCACGAAGTGCATCCGCACCATGTCGAAAATCGAAAAGTAA